In Terriglobia bacterium, the sequence GTTTCCGGATCGCCGCGGCTTGTGCGTCGGCCTCACTGCCGGCGCCTACGGCATCGGCACCGCCCTCACCGTGGCTCCCATTGCCAAGATGATCAAGGCCACCAGCTACCAGCACACGTTTGTCGTTTGGGGAATCATCCAAGGCGTCGTCGTGCTGGTCGCTGCGCTGTTTATGGCCAAACCTCCGCTTGGATGGGTGCCGGCAGGATGGAAGGAGAAGGAAGCCCAGATCCGCGCCAAGGTCCGCAGTTCCGTCGTCGATCTGACGCCCGCCCAGATGGTGCGCACCGGCTCCTTCTGGGTGACCTACCTGATGATGACCATGGTCGCCTTTGGCGGCCTGGTGGTCACGGCACAGTTGAAGCCCATGGCCAAGTCCTACCACGTGGACCAGATCGTCATCTTCGGCGGGTTCACCGCCTTGGTGCTGGCCATCGAAATTGACCGCATCCTCAACGGCGTGACCCGGCCGTTCTGGGGCTGGGTTTCGGACCACATCGGCCGCGAGAACACCATGTTCATCGCCTTCACGGCCGAAGCGATCGCCGTCTGGGGGCTGCTCCATCTGATCCATCGCCCGCTCTGGTTCATTACGCTGTCAGGCCTGTGCTTCTTCGCCTGGGGTGAGATTTTTTCGCTTTTCCCGGCGATCACTGGCGACCTGTTCGGCAAGAAATGGGCAACCACCAACTACGGCCTCGTTTACACCGCCAAAGGCCTGGCTTCCTTGTTCGCCGGTCCGGGCGCGGCTTGGTTGTTCACTCACACCGGTTCCTGGCAGCGCGTGTTCTGGGCGATGATTGTCTGTGACGTCACCGCCGCGCTGCTGGCCTTGTTCTGGCTGAAGCCGGTCGCCGCGCGAACCATTGCCCAGGCTGACGCGATGGCGAGAGCGGAGGCCGCGACCACATCGATCTCCGAAAGGAGACCCTCAATAGGCGCCGCGTAACCCGCAGCTAGCGCGAGCGGCCGCGCCTTGTTCTTCCTGTGCCCCTAGACGACATTTGCAAGGAGGATTGTTATGGCGGCAAATCCGGCGGTACCCGTTCCCTTACTCAGTCTCGAAGTTCAGAAAACACCCACGGAAAACATCGTCCGCTGCAGCGGCAAGATCACTTCCGCCACCAACGAGCAGTTGCAATCCACGGTGCGCGGGCTGGCTCCGGAAAAGAAGCGGATCGTTCTCGACTTAACAAACACCAGTTTCATTGACAGCTCCGGGCTTGGAGCCTTGGTGGGATTGTACGTTTCCTGCCGGCACGCGGGATCGCGGTTGAAGCTCATCAACCTGACCCCGCGCCTCAAGGACCTGTTCGCCATGACCAATCTGGCGCCGATTTTTGAGGGCCACGACGACCTGCTCGGGCACACGCCCGACTAACAAAACACGCGCCAGATCAGGAGCTTGCCGCGATGCCGCTTCACCGGGCGGGCGGCGCCAGCAACGGTTGGGGGGGGTGCCTATTCGTATGCTCCACCCCCCTTTAGTGGTTAAATGTTTGTTAATTGCTTGCATTTGCGCGGCTTGTCTCCTATATTGCTGCGGAAATTCTAGCCAGGCTTGGGCGTGTCGCCTGTGACGGGGGATGTTCCATCGCAGGCGCAACGCTCACGTGGAGTGTCACTGCCACACTTGGCGTGAAAACAATTTTTTTTTGACCACCGAGGCGGTAATTCAGCACTTGTTCAGCAGTCGCAGGTGACAGCGGCATCCAGGAGCTCGAAGCCGCCATCGGTCAAACCAGATCCAGCAGCACCGAGGTAGAGGGGGAGAGAGACGATGAGATCTTGGCTGGCATGCATTCTCGTGTTTCTGGTTTCTGCCCCGTTATTGGCGCAGACGGCGGCAAAATCCCAAACAACGACGACCACCACCACCACCACGACTACACCGAAAACCACAACCGCCAAGAAGAAGGCGGCGCCGGCCAAGAAAGCGCCGTCCGCCGCTAGCGAGATGAAGACCTTGCGCGAAGCGGTGAACGCGCAGCAGCAGCAGATCCAGATGCTGCGCGACGAACTGTCGCGCCGCGACCAAGCCGTGCAACAGATGCAGGGCCAGATCAACCAACTGCAGTCCACCGCCAACCAGGCGCAGACCGCCGCGCAATCGGCGGCCAGCTCCAGCAAGCAGAACGAGGATGCGCTGGCGGCCCTGAAGACCAATGTCGCCACCGTCGAAACCAAGGCCACGGCGACCGCTACCGGTCTACAGTCCGCCGAAAAGAGCATCAAGGGGTTGGAAAGTCCGCTGGCCCTTAAGTACAAGGGAATCACGATCAGACCGGGTGGCTTTGTCGCCATGTATGGGCTATATCGGAACCACAACACCGGCTCCGACGCGACCAGCAATCTCGGCAGCTTCCCCTTGCAAGACACCGGGCCTCAGGCACACCTTGGCGAGTTCCGCATGACAGCCCGCCACTCCAACCTGAGCCTCAGGGCGGATGGCGTAACCCAAAGCGGGCTGAAAACAACCGCCTACTTCGAGATCGATTTCGAAGGTTCGGGCGTTGGTGCCAATGAAGTCATCAGCAGCAGCTTCAATCCGCGTGTCCGAGAGGCTTGGGCCAATGTCGAAACCAAAGGCGGCACTGCCTTCCTCGCAGGCCAGACCTGGAGCCTGTTGACACCCAATATCAAGGGCATCGCTCCGGCCAATGAGAAACGTCCCGCCACCATCGACGCGTCCTACCTCGTCGGTTATCACTATGCTCGCCTGGCCTCGTTCCGCGTTACCAAGAAGGTCAACGACAAGGCATGGATCGCGTTCGCGGTTGAGAATCCGGAACAGAAGTACGCGACAACCGGCGCACCTGCAAACGTCCTTACTGCTGGCGTCCAGGGAACCGGCTTTTCCGCCGCAGTTACGAC encodes:
- a CDS encoding STAS domain-containing protein — its product is MAANPAVPVPLLSLEVQKTPTENIVRCSGKITSATNEQLQSTVRGLAPEKKRIVLDLTNTSFIDSSGLGALVGLYVSCRHAGSRLKLINLTPRLKDLFAMTNLAPIFEGHDDLLGHTPD
- the oxlT gene encoding oxalate/formate MFS antiporter, translated to MSEAAHLQLIHPSRIPNRWVQLIAGVIAMMAIANLQYAWTLFTTPIKSHFHVTLTVVQFAFFLFVALETWLVPFEGYLVDRIGPRLMLGLGGILVGLSWMGSGSTETIRGLYFWYALGGLGAGIVYGGSIGNALKWFPDRRGLCVGLTAGAYGIGTALTVAPIAKMIKATSYQHTFVVWGIIQGVVVLVAALFMAKPPLGWVPAGWKEKEAQIRAKVRSSVVDLTPAQMVRTGSFWVTYLMMTMVAFGGLVVTAQLKPMAKSYHVDQIVIFGGFTALVLAIEIDRILNGVTRPFWGWVSDHIGRENTMFIAFTAEAIAVWGLLHLIHRPLWFITLSGLCFFAWGEIFSLFPAITGDLFGKKWATTNYGLVYTAKGLASLFAGPGAAWLFTHTGSWQRVFWAMIVCDVTAALLALFWLKPVAARTIAQADAMARAEAATTSISERRPSIGAA